In Nomascus leucogenys isolate Asia chromosome 11, Asia_NLE_v1, whole genome shotgun sequence, the following proteins share a genomic window:
- the LOC115837322 gene encoding collagen alpha-1(III) chain-like, with protein sequence MGRWETPPWIPPGLPYSAWGFPLILPSKPQSLRSSSAPPASGGLSPVKCKGTAEPTGLAVKAGGPEPARATAMAPRGPERGRAGREPGQNDLAGEERKKGGEEMHRTAGLHREGKMMKEEEEGGGPGAAPHSSRPRVPGPAGADGLGPFPGLGWRGVGGSPSTLLGDRERGYRERGGAVSRLNPETPTPSSPLPQEGGRELWVKPEGGMPEGKGKPGADPPPAPDPTLHLPVTASLTGDGGELLN encoded by the coding sequence ATGGGGAGGTGGGAAACGCCACCCTGGATTCCTCCAGGCCTCCCCTATTCAGCTTGGGGGTTCCCCCTCATTCTTCCCTCAAAGCCTCAGTCCCTGAGGTCCTCCTCAGCACCCCCCGCTTCTGGCGGCCTGTCCCCCGTGAAGTGTAAAGGCACGGCCGAACCCACCGGCCTCGCCGTGAAGGCGGGAGGGCCCGAACCCGCCAGGGCCACGGCGATGGCTCCGAGGGGCCCAGAAAGGGGAAGGGCAGGCCGGGAACCGGGGCAGAATGACCTGGccggggaagaaaggaaaaaaggaggtgAGGAGATGCACCGCACCGCAGGGCtgcacagagaagggaagatgatgaaggaggaggaggagggcggtGGCCCGGGTGCGGCCCCCCACTCCTCCCGCCCCCGGGTCCCCGGGCCGGCGGGGGCGGACGGACTCGGCCCATTCCCAGGTCTGGGCTGGCGGGGGGTTGGGGGATCTCCCTCCACACTACTAGGAGATAGAGAACGAGGGTATCGGGAGCGCGGGGGGGCTGTCTCCCGCCTGAACCCGGAGACCCCGACGCCGTCGTCGCCTCTTCCTCAGGAGGGAGGACGGGAGCTGTGGGTAAAGCCCGAAGGAGGAATGCCTGAAGGTAAGGGGAAGCCCGGGGCAGACCCGCCGCCCGCTCCGGACCCCACTCTCCACCTTCCGGTAACGGCGTCTCTTACCGGTGATGGTGGTGAACTGTTGAATTAA